TCCACGTCGTAGTCCGCGGACTGGAGCAGCGACAGGATGATGTTCTCCACGTCCTCCCCGACGTACCCCGCCTCGGTGAGCGTGGTCGCGTCGGCGATGGTGAACGGAACGTTCAGGATCCGGGCCAGCGTCTGCGCGAGCAGCGTCTTGCCGCTGCCGGTGGGCCCCAAAAGCAGGATGTTCGACTTCTGGAGCTCCACGCCGTCGCCGCCGCTGCGCGACTCGATCCGCTTGTAGTGGTTGTAGACCGCCACGGAGAGGATCTTCTTCGCGCGCTCCTGCCCGATGACGTACTCGTCCAGCGTCTTCTTGATCTCCGTCGGTTTCGGGATCCGGCGCCGCTTCTCGTCGAGGTTCCCCTCGACTTCATACTCCTCGGAGATGATGTCGTTGCACAGCTCGACGCACTCGTCGCAGATGTACACCGTCGGGCCCGCGATGAGCTTCCGGACCTCGTTCTGCGCCTTCCCGCAGAAGGAACAAACCAGAAGGTTCGCCTTGTCGTTGAATTTTCGGGTCAATGGGCCCTCCGTCAGTCGATCAGAGGCTTGATCGTGGGAGCGCGTTTGGCGACTACCTGATCGATTATACCATACGCTTTCGCCTGCTCCGACGACATGTAGTAATCCCTCTCGGTATCCGCCGCAATCCGGTCCAGCGGCTGCCCCGTATGCTTTGCCAGGATCCCGTTCAGATGCTCCCGCAGGCGGAGGATCTCCTCCGCCTGGATCTTGATGTCCGTGGCCTGCCCCCGCGTCCCGCCCATCGGCTGATGGATGAGGATCCGGGCGTTCGGCAGCGCCGTCCGCTTCCCTTCCGCCCCGCCCGCCAGCAGGATCGCCGCCATCGAGGCCGCCTGCCCGAGGCAGACCGTCGAAACCTTGGGCTTTATGAACTGCATCGTGTCGTAGATGGCCATCCCCGCCGTAACGACGCCGCCGGGGGAATTGATGTAGAGGTTGATGTCCTTGTCGGGATCCTCCGCCTCCAGGAACAGGAGCTGGGCGATCACGAGGTTCGCGATATCGTCGTCGATCGGGCTCCCGATGAAGACGATCCGGTCCTTCAGGAGCCTCGAATAGATATCGTAGGCCCGCTCGCCGCGGCTGGTCTGCTCGACGACCATAGGGACAAGGTTCATTCCGCCACCTCTTCCTTCACTTCGGCATGATCCAACAGGAAATTCATCACTTTTCTCTCGAGCAGCCGGTCCCGGAG
This region of Thermodesulfobacteriota bacterium genomic DNA includes:
- the clpP gene encoding ATP-dependent Clp endopeptidase proteolytic subunit ClpP; protein product: MNLVPMVVEQTSRGERAYDIYSRLLKDRIVFIGSPIDDDIANLVIAQLLFLEAEDPDKDINLYINSPGGVVTAGMAIYDTMQFIKPKVSTVCLGQAASMAAILLAGGAEGKRTALPNARILIHQPMGGTRGQATDIKIQAEEILRLREHLNGILAKHTGQPLDRIAADTERDYYMSSEQAKAYGIIDQVVAKRAPTIKPLID